A region of Alphaproteobacteria bacterium DNA encodes the following proteins:
- a CDS encoding nicotinamide mononucleotide transporter has product MDFLFELITFVENESVVIKMSPFEMGAMLCVLLQVWLYGRLNILGPVIGVIGTAMWIFLASRSDPVMMGLIILNIILMLQNIWNFIKWSRNKKLADAATAQEHILKDADAA; this is encoded by the coding sequence TTGAATTGATCACCTTTGTAGAAAACGAAAGCGTTGTGATTAAGATGTCGCCATTTGAAATGGGCGCCATGCTGTGTGTTTTGCTACAAGTTTGGTTGTATGGCCGGCTGAATATTTTAGGCCCCGTCATTGGTGTAATCGGTACAGCGATGTGGATTTTCCTCGCAAGCCGGAGCGATCCTGTGATGATGGGCTTGATCATTTTGAACATTATTCTGATGCTGCAAAATATCTGGAACTTCATTAAATGGTCGCGCAACAAAAAGCTTGCGGATGCTGCAACCGCACAAGAGCATATCCTTAAGGATGCCGACGCTGCGTAA